The following nucleotide sequence is from Solidesulfovibrio carbinolicus.
GGGCCTGGCCGTGGAACGCGGCCGGGCCGAACTGGCCGCCGTGTCCGACCGGCTGGCCGCCCTGTCCCTGGCCGACGAAGCCGCGACCAGGGACGATCCTGCCCGCCTGGCCGAGACCCTGGCCGCCCTGGACCGCAAGATAGACGCCCTGACCCAGGCCGCCGGCCATGACGCCAAGACCGCCGCCGTCCTGGCCGCCGACGTCAAGACCCTTTCCGGCCGCGTCGAGGCCCTGGCCGCCAAGGCCCAGGCCTCTCGGGAAACCGTCGCCAAGGCCTCGCCGTCCAAACCCCAGGCCCAGGCCGCCAAGCCTGCCGCCCCCATGCCCGCCGCCAAACCCGGCTACGCGCCCATGCCGGCCTACGGCTCGGGCTATGCCGCCTGGCCCGTCTACTGACGTCCGCCGCCGGCCCGGCGGCAAAGGTCCACCCTATGCAACGACACGCCCAGAATCTGCTGGTCCACCACCGCCGGGCCGAGGAACTCCGTCACGAATCGGCCGGCTTCTCCTCACACGCCCTGCGCCAGGATCAGCTCCTTAGCCTGGAATTGCTCCTGACCGGGGCGCTTTATCCGCTCACCGGCTACCTGGGCCGCGAGGCCGTCCAAAGCGTCCTGGAAACCCTGCGCCTGCCCACCGGCGAACTCGTCCCCATGCCGGCCAGCCTCGACATCCCGGCCGAACTCGGACGCAGCCTGTCGCCCGGCGACAAGCTCGCCCTGCGCGATCCCGAAGGCTTCATGCTGGCCGTGCTCACCGTGGCCGACGCCTGGCCCGACGATCCGGCCCGCCATGCCCTGGCGCTTTTCGGCGCGGCCACCCTGGCCGAACACCCGGCCGCCGCCCAATACGCCGCCACCCTCCATCCCTGGCGCGTGGCCGGCGAGGTGGAAGGCGTGGCCCTGCCCCAACACCCGGACTTCACCGACCTGCGCCTGTCCCCGGCCGCGCTGCTCGAAGGCTTTGCCCGGCGCGGCTGGCGGGCCGTTTTGGCCTGCCAGTTCGCCGGCATCCTGACCGAACCCGACCGGGCCGCCTTCGAAGCCGCCGCGGCCACGGCCGGGACGCGCCTGCTGCTGCTGCACACCGTGGGCGACGCCATGGCCGGGGGCATGGCGCACTTTGCCGCCGTGCGCTGCGCCCGCCTGGCCGCTGCCGCTTTTCCCAAAAACGCCGCCCAGCTCGCCCTGCTGCCTATGCCCATCCTGGCCGCCGGCCCACGCCAGGCCCTGTACGAAGCCCTGGTCCAGGTCAACCTCGGGGCCACCCATGTCCTGGCCCGGCCCGGCTACGCCGACCCGTTCCCCCAAAACGGCTCCCGGTTCTATCCCGAGCAAGCCGTCCCCGAACTCCTGCGCGCCCACGCCGCCGAAGCCGGCTACACCGTCCTCGAAGCCCCGGCCATGGCCTATGCGCCAAGCCAGGGCCGCTTCCTGCCCGCCGCCTCCCTGGCCTCGGGCGAGGCCGCCCCGGCCTTGGACCAGGAAGACATCCGCCGTCGCCTGGCCTTTGACCAGGACATCCCGGCAAGCTTCCTGCTCCCCGACGTCGCCGCCGAGCTGCGCCGGGCCTTTCCGCCCCGCTCCCGCCAAGGGCTGGCGCTTTTTATGACCGGCCTGTCCGGAGCCGGCAAATCCACCCTGGCCAAACTGCTCTATGTCGCCCTCATGGAACTGGCCAGCCGACCGGTCTCGCTCCTGGACGGCGACATCGTGCGCCGTCACCTGTCAAGCGAGCTCACCTTTTCCAAGCAGCACCGGAACTTGAACATCTCCCGCATCGGGTTTGTGGCCAGCGAGATCGCCAAAAACGGCGGCATCGCCATCTGCGCCCCCATCGCGCCCTACGCCGCCGGACGCCAGGCCGCCCGCGACCTCGTCGCCCCACACGGCGGCTTCATTGAGATCCACGTGGCCACGCCCCTTTTCGTGTGCGAACAGCGCGACCGCAAGGGCCTGTACGCCAAGGCCCGGGCCGGCCTCGTCACCGGCGTAACCGGTCTCGACGATCCCTACGAAATCCCGGAAAACCCCGAAATCCGCCTCGACACTACCGATATCGACCCCTCCGAGGCCGCCCAGGAAGTGCTTCTCTACCTTGAACGCGAAGGCTATCTGGGCTAACCCCAGGCAGCCGCCACAGCCGCAAAGGAGGCCCGCCATGTCCGAACGCTCCAGCACCATGCTCGACACCGCCGCCTACGTCGAAGCTCTGGATTTCGCCCGCGGCCTGCGCGCCCCGGGCAAGCCCCTGGAATTTCCCGACTACGCCGAATACGTGCGGCTGGTTGCCGAGCGCGCCGCCCTGGACCTCGACGTCTACGAAGGCGACCGCCACGACTTCGAGGAGCTGCCCGAACCCTACGAACTGGCCTACCTCACCGCCCGTCTCGAACGCCTGCGCGATCGGATCAAGGCGGAGAAAGATATTAATGTTGGTGAGTTGTAAGAGATAAGATGCCTCCGGCGGCCGGGGGCTAAGCCCCCCGGACCCCCTGATTGGGGGGGGGCGGAGCAAGTTGCGGCGGTCGTTCGTCGCCGCTGTGGATGTGTTTACCGGACGGCGTCCGAGAGGTGCTTGATGCTTGCCGCCACTGATTCGTTGCCGTTTGGCGTCGCGCCGCGCCAGGCCCAGGTCCTGGCCGGCCTGGACTGCCTGGCCCGGGCCATGCCCCAGGCGCTCATCCTCGAAGGCGGCACGGCCGACGAACGCGCGGCCATGGCCATGTGGCTGGCGGCGCGCCTCAACTGCGGCGCGGGCCGTCCGCCCTGCGGCGTCTGCCCCATCTGCATCCAGATCCGCGACTTCGTGTTCAAGGATTTGCTTTATTTCGACGGCGGCCTGGAAACCATCAAGGTGGCCGACATGCGTGAGGTGCGCGCACTGGTCGGCGAACCGCCGCGCGGGGCCGGCTGGCGGGTGGTCATTCTGGCCCAGGCCCAGGCGCTGACCGACGAGGCCGCCAATGCGCTCTTAAAAGCCATGGAAGAACCCCGGCCCGGCAACGCCTTCGTGCTGCTGACTCCCCAGCGCGAGCGGCTGTTTCCCACCCTGGTGTCGCGCTCCTTCGTCCTGACCCTGGCCTGGCCCGACGCCTCCCGGCCCCTGCCGGCCGGCAGCGAGGACGATCCCTGGCCCATCATCGACGCCCTCTACGCCTTCTGGCGCTCGGGCCGTGGCTGGTTCACCGGCGTCAAGGGCCGGCCGTCGCGGCTGACGGCCGAACGGGTCCTGACCGAACTGGCTCGGGAGCTGGCCGCGTGTCTGGCCGGCCGGACCGACACGCCCCTGGCCGGCCGCCTGAGCGCCTGCGGGGAACCCGACGTGCCCCGCCGCCTGGATCTGCTGTTGGCCGAATGCCAGGAGGCCCTGGTGGCCCAGGTCAACCCGGCCGTGGTCCTGGACAGGCTGGCCACCCGGGTCTATCTGTGGCTTCGCGGGTAGAGCGCCTGGGAAGGGTAGCCGACAATTTCAAAGCGCCGCCAAGGCAGGTCGGCCGTCTCCCCGAAAACGCAGGCTTCGTTGTGCACGACCAGCCGCAGATACAGCCGGGCGCACGGAGCTTGGCGCAGATCGATTTCCGAAAGCCGTCCGTTTTCAAAGCCGGCAGCCCCATCTCCGGCGGAGTCCGAGACGAACTGCAATTGTTCGTAGCGCGTCCCATCCCGTGACCAGGCCAGTTGCACAAAGCCGTTGACCGGCGGAAACACCCGCCGAAACAGCGTGACCGAGACCATGTCCAGGGGCATGTCGGCGTCGATGCGCACGACGAGTTCCCCGGTGGGCTTGCGGCGCAAATCGGGCCGCAACCCGTTAATATGGTTGCCGCCTTCCATGGTGACGTCGAAAAAGGCAAGGTTGTCGCTGCGGACCGGAACCACGGTCATGGGTCCTTCCCGTTCGGCGGCGATGCCCTGGGGCGAAAAACGCAGAATGCGGACAATAGGGTCGGCATAGGCAAAAGCCTCTGCCGCCGGATCGACCCGCAACCGCCCGGCCTGGTCGTACCCCAAGGATTCGGCCAGGAGCTTGGCCATGACCGTATGCCCGTGAACGTTGGGGTGGTTGTTTTTCGGGGTAAGGTAAAACAAGTCGGGATTGTCGCCGGACATGGACCGCAGCACCGTGGTCATGTCGAGGACGGGAATGCCGGCGGCCCGGCACGCTTCCACCAGGGCGGCCCCGGGAGCATTCTTGTTTTCCCGCATTTGGAGCACGTCCGGCGCCAGGAACAGCAGAAGCTGGGCTCCGTCGGCCCGGACCGCGTCGCGCAGTTCGAGCAACGCCTTGCGGTAGTTGTCCCAAAACCGCTCCATGGCCGGCAGACTGGCGGCATCGAGCAACGCCGCCTTGTCGTTCAGATGGCGCTTTTCTTCCGGCGTGGCCTGGAGATGATAGGCCTTGAAGGGACCGGAAGCGGCCGGCGAAGGACCGCCCGACGACGGCCGGTTGCGCAAGCCGTCCATAAGCCAGGGCACCTGGGCCTCGAACCAACTGATCAGGACGCGCTCGACCTTTTCGCGCCCAAGCCCCTGGTCAAAAGGATTGTACCGGCCGCCCTGGCGCACCTTGAGATCCTCGCGAAAAAAAGAGCCGGCCATGGCTTCCAGGTCATTGGCGTAGAATTGGACAATCACCAGATCCGGGCGCAATAAGCGCCCTTTTTCACGGTAATAGGAGAGTTCGTCAAAGATATCGTAGAAGGGAACCCCGGCGTTGACGACCGAGACCCCGCGCGCCGGAAAACGTTTTCGCAGATAGGTTTCGAGCAGAGCGGGATAGGCTTCGCGGTCGGCCACGCCCACGCCGTAGGTAAAGGAGTCGCCCAGGCACAAGACGCGCAAGGGATCCGGCGTATCGGCCGCAGGCCCGGTGCGCCGCCAGCCTTCGGCGTCGATGCCCACGGCATAGGGCAGGCCAGGTATCTCGCGGGCAACAACCGAGAGCCTGGGTTCAAGGTCGCCGAGCACATTGGCGTAAGCCCGCGGCTCCACGACATCGGGCGGCGTGGTGTCCGTCAGCGCCCAATAGCCGTGGATTCCCAGGTGCAGCAATAAAAAGGCGAGAAACACGGCGCACGACGCCCAGGCGATGGCGCGGTCGCACCAGTGGGCGGCAGGAATGTCCCGCATACGGCCTGATACCCGCCATGGGCGAAAACGGCAAGCGCCCGGCCGCCGTGCATACGGCAGCCGGGCGCTTGGATGAAGTGGTGAGGGGAAGTCGCTATTCGGCGGCTTCCTTTTTCTTTTTCTTGGGCACGCCCTGGTAGGCCATGGTCTGCTTTTCCGTGGCCACGGGGCGATGCTCCTTGGACATGGACAGGCAGCCGGTGGGGCAGACGTCCACGCACACGCCGCAGTACACGCAGCTCATGGCTTCGCAGGTCCAGGTGCCGGCCTTGTTGTCCACGGCAATGCACTGGGACGGGCATTTGATCATGCAGGTGCGGCAGAAGATGCACTCGTCGATGTTGATGTGCAGCGTCCCCCGAAACCCCTCGAAATGGCCCCGCACGGCAAACGGATAGAGCCGCGTGGAGCTTTTGGAGAAGAGGTTCGCGACGACGTTCTTGGTCATGTTGAACATGGCAGCGCGCTCCTTGTTTACCGTTCGGTGCAGCTGATGCAGGGGTCGATGGAGAGCACGATGACCGGCACGTCGGCCAACTCGCAGCCCGGCAGCATGGCCAGAAGCGGCGGAATGTTGGCGAACGTCGGGGTGCGGATGCGCACCCGGTCCATGTGCTTGGAGCCGTCGGCCTTGAGGTAGTACATGAGTTCGCCGCGCGGCTGCTCGACCCGGGTGACGGTCTCGCCCTGGGGCTTGCCCTTGACCTTGGCGGCGATTTCGCCTTCGGGCAGGCGGGCGATGGCCAGGCGGACGATGTCCAGGGACTGGAGGGTCTCGCGGAAACGCACGGCCGAGCGGGCGTAGGAGTCGCCGTCGTATTCGACGATGGGCTCGAAGCCCAGTTCGCCAAAGGCGGCGTAACCGGTCTGGCGGGCGTCCTGGGCCCAGCCGGAACCGCGCAGCATGGGGCCCACGGCCCCAAGCTGGTAGGCCTGGTCCTTGGAG
It contains:
- a CDS encoding 4Fe-4S binding protein; translation: MFNMTKNVVANLFSKSSTRLYPFAVRGHFEGFRGTLHINIDECIFCRTCMIKCPSQCIAVDNKAGTWTCEAMSCVYCGVCVDVCPTGCLSMSKEHRPVATEKQTMAYQGVPKKKKKEAAE
- a CDS encoding exonuclease V subunit alpha, encoding MSERSSTMLDTAAYVEALDFARGLRAPGKPLEFPDYAEYVRLVAERAALDLDVYEGDRHDFEELPEPYELAYLTARLERLRDRIKAEKDINVGEL
- a CDS encoding DNA polymerase III subunit delta', whose protein sequence is MLAATDSLPFGVAPRQAQVLAGLDCLARAMPQALILEGGTADERAAMAMWLAARLNCGAGRPPCGVCPICIQIRDFVFKDLLYFDGGLETIKVADMREVRALVGEPPRGAGWRVVILAQAQALTDEAANALLKAMEEPRPGNAFVLLTPQRERLFPTLVSRSFVLTLAWPDASRPLPAGSEDDPWPIIDALYAFWRSGRGWFTGVKGRPSRLTAERVLTELARELAACLAGRTDTPLAGRLSACGEPDVPRRLDLLLAECQEALVAQVNPAVVLDRLATRVYLWLRG
- the cysC gene encoding adenylyl-sulfate kinase, with product MQRHAQNLLVHHRRAEELRHESAGFSSHALRQDQLLSLELLLTGALYPLTGYLGREAVQSVLETLRLPTGELVPMPASLDIPAELGRSLSPGDKLALRDPEGFMLAVLTVADAWPDDPARHALALFGAATLAEHPAAAQYAATLHPWRVAGEVEGVALPQHPDFTDLRLSPAALLEGFARRGWRAVLACQFAGILTEPDRAAFEAAAATAGTRLLLLHTVGDAMAGGMAHFAAVRCARLAAAAFPKNAAQLALLPMPILAAGPRQALYEALVQVNLGATHVLARPGYADPFPQNGSRFYPEQAVPELLRAHAAEAGYTVLEAPAMAYAPSQGRFLPAASLASGEAAPALDQEDIRRRLAFDQDIPASFLLPDVAAELRRAFPPRSRQGLALFMTGLSGAGKSTLAKLLYVALMELASRPVSLLDGDIVRRHLSSELTFSKQHRNLNISRIGFVASEIAKNGGIAICAPIAPYAAGRQAARDLVAPHGGFIEIHVATPLFVCEQRDRKGLYAKARAGLVTGVTGLDDPYEIPENPEIRLDTTDIDPSEAAQEVLLYLEREGYLG
- a CDS encoding SGNH/GDSL hydrolase family protein; its protein translation is MRDIPAAHWCDRAIAWASCAVFLAFLLLHLGIHGYWALTDTTPPDVVEPRAYANVLGDLEPRLSVVAREIPGLPYAVGIDAEGWRRTGPAADTPDPLRVLCLGDSFTYGVGVADREAYPALLETYLRKRFPARGVSVVNAGVPFYDIFDELSYYREKGRLLRPDLVIVQFYANDLEAMAGSFFREDLKVRQGGRYNPFDQGLGREKVERVLISWFEAQVPWLMDGLRNRPSSGGPSPAASGPFKAYHLQATPEEKRHLNDKAALLDAASLPAMERFWDNYRKALLELRDAVRADGAQLLLFLAPDVLQMRENKNAPGAALVEACRAAGIPVLDMTTVLRSMSGDNPDLFYLTPKNNHPNVHGHTVMAKLLAESLGYDQAGRLRVDPAAEAFAYADPIVRILRFSPQGIAAEREGPMTVVPVRSDNLAFFDVTMEGGNHINGLRPDLRRKPTGELVVRIDADMPLDMVSVTLFRRVFPPVNGFVQLAWSRDGTRYEQLQFVSDSAGDGAAGFENGRLSEIDLRQAPCARLYLRLVVHNEACVFGETADLPWRRFEIVGYPSQALYPRSHR